In Pleuronectes platessa chromosome 8, fPlePla1.1, whole genome shotgun sequence, the genomic stretch CCGGTCCCTCCTCATAATGTTGAGATTCGGTCAGTCATTAGATACGTGTAAACTTTAAGCAGCTCGAGAAATTAGACAAGGAATTAAATGATCACTAAAGTCACTAGGATTCATCCCCTGGGGAACATGACTGCATACATATTTTGCCAGTCCATCCTAGTAATGTCGAGACATGGCCATTCATTCCATTTCATTTCAACTTTGAGCTGCCAGAGTTATGTGATGAAAAGTAACGGCTAGAGTCATAAGgattcatcctgtggggaacatgACTCCACAAATTTTGTGCCGGTCATTCCGGGTCATGTTGAGATAcagttattaatttcatttcatttcatttcaacttTGAGCTGCTGGAGTTATACGACAAAAAGTAAGAGAATTGATAAAGTCAcaaggattcatcctctggggagcaTGAAAGACTGTATAGAATATTATTCAGTGGCTGAAACAAAGTAGTTGACCAACCAAACGTGTAACTAACATGAAACCATCCGATCTACATGAATGTTACAGAGGACATGACCTTAGTGTCTGTAATCATAGCCACAGCTCTGATCTTTTGTCATGTCTGGAGAtaaatttaaaatcatttccttcTGTGCTCACTGAGCATGTTACATGCCTGCTGGTAAGTGAATCAACACCTTCTGAACCCACCTTTAGGACACGAAACCAAGTCCATGCTCAACAACAACGGGCCGAGGTACAAGCGCAGCAAACTAGAGCGGAAGCTGAACACAGACGTCATCTTCTGCGTCATTCTCCTCCTCGTCATGTGTCTCATCGGGGCAGTAGGTCAGTGATGAAGTGCATAACTTAACTATAAAACCACCCTGCTGACTGTTTCATGATTAATGCTTTCACATTTATGAGGGGATGTTTAATTTTCAAACCAGAAAAAAACTCAGGCACTTTGGCCACAGGCCCAAACTCAGGGAGGAGACAGGGGAAGGTGTGGCGCCAAAAATAGCTCTCCTCCCTGCGAGTCACACGCTGTGATTAATCCGTCTGTCCTCCCACATGCAGGTCACTTCTTATGGCTGCAGGCCCTGGCCACTGTGCCCCCTTACCTGGTCCCCCAAAGCACGGGTCACCTGGACAGTCCTGCTCTGTCCGGCTTCTACATGTTCTTCACCATGATcatcctgctgcaggtggaggagtcTGACCGTGTGTCACAGAGTAATCAGGACTAAAGgcagtgtgtttttattaatatgaaaatcCTTAAATtactcccctctctcctcctgtctccactacttccctcttttctcatccatcttcttttttcctcttcattctcttttttttttatcgcacCTTGCAATCTCTTCTCTTCACATTTCCCCGACATACTTCCTTTCTCTCATCTTTCCCCTTTTTCTTTCGCATTTGTTATCCtccatttctctcctcctctcctctcctctcctctcctctcctctcctctcctctcctcctctcctctcctctccagatCTTGATACCCATCTCCCTGTACGTGTCCATCGAGCTGGTAAAGATCGTTCAGATTTACCTCATCACCAATGATGTTGATCTGTACGATGAGGAGACCGACAGTCGCATGCAGTGTAAGGCCCTGAACATCACAGAGGACCTGGGACAGATTGAATACATCTTCTCAGACAAGACTGGCACCCTCACTGAAAACAAGATGGTGTTTCGCCGATGCTCCATTATGGGCACCGAGTACCCGCACAAAGAGAACGGTAAAATTTCAAATCAAGACATCTTATTTGGAAAAAAGagcttttcctttttctatagattaatttagaaaaatcaggcatgtttcagggacagatatttatgagtgtgtgtactttggtgcagatccgaaGTTTCCACATTTGAACATAACCTGCCATATAGGACACAGACAGTGCCTATTGTATGTCACAACATGGTTTGGGGGATTTTTGCAGCCATCCGTCTGACTGTCCTTGATGAGGCGGAGTCAGAGGAGGAGGTCATCTTCAACCAGCGGCCACAACCCTCGCGCACTGGATGGTCCCTGGATCCTGAGGACACCAACCCCAAAGACAAAGCACAGCCACCCTTCAGCAGACACAAGGGCAGGGTCTTAGGAAATGCCCAGGGAGACGTGGCCTTCAGTAGTCCACTGGTAAGATGATCGCTCAGGAAGGGAAGAAGAGCCAGATTCTTTCCTCCACACCTTTATGTTGTGATGCCTTTCAGTGCTCAGGGCTCTCATCCATCAGTCTCACAGTTTATAAAAGGTTTGTAAAACTTTGGTTTTCTTTGGCTTCACGTGGAGTTCAACTTTGATGACCCGCAACATACGCCTGCATCTGTGTATCTGTGACTGTGCCCTTGGGAGACCAACTTGACAGATTGCTATTTGATCACAAAgctgaaagaaaatatttaaatatagaaaataacaaaagttaTATATAGGCTAAATCCATTTGTCACAGATTTTCCTTATAGCTTAACCAACCTGTAGTCCCGGCTGATGGAATATTGGTTCTGTTCCTTCCCTTCAAACTGTCTCCACTAATTGGGTAATTAGAAgcataaatacaaatgtattaAATCTGATATTTAAACAAATCTAACTGGCCTAGTCcagtttcaaaataagagccccCTCCTTACACATATTATTTCATGTCTGTCTCCACACTTAAAGGACGTCAAGCTGCCACTTGTTTACCCAAATCTCTCCCCTCCTTGTGTCAGAAGGCctcctggtcccagtgcccactGCAGTTGGACGAGCTGCTAGGTGCCTGTGATACGCACATCCATTTTGGCTCAAAGCTGCCCGTGTCTGTGACGGAACATATGGTCCTACTGGGAACCATTTGGCACAAAGCACTGACATCACATTAACTGTAAACGTGCACTATAGATTAGTCATTGTTAGTACACAGGTACAGTAGCTCTGTGGCTATTTTTGTCCCCAAAGAcctggaaaaacaaactgagagcACTGCAGCACAGGATCCATCTTTAGGTCTCCTCATGCTGTGTCTCTAACCGAGCAGAAACGTTGTGTGAATGAAAAcggcctcttttcttttcccttccttcCACCTGTGCTTCCTGTAATCCTTCCTTGCACACGGACAAAACAAAACCGGAGGAAAAGGTTAAAAGCTTAAAACTTTCTCCCAATCCTGTCGCCTCAAATCAGTGAAAGCCGAGTGTAAGCAAGAACAAGTTTATCAGCGTGAGCTTTTAATTAACAAAGTGATTAACTTTCTACTCCAACAGGAAACTGAGGTGATTCCAGACAGGAAGCTGCTTCAGCAGATTAGCAGGGCAGAGTGCAGCGGCAGGCGGCTGACAGATCCCTACCTGGACTTCTTCCTGGCTCTCGCCATTTGCAACACTGTGgtggtttccatggcaacagcttCCAGACAGAGGGTGAGGGCTCAGTTTGCTGTGACTGTCGAcgggatgaacagatgaagtgaGGAGTCAGGAAGGAAGAGATGGACGAAGGATTTGTTCTGTCGACATTCTCAAAGTGCAAACTTAAACGGCAACATATGAAATCCTATTTGACCGCAAATGTTAGGTTTAATTGTGACAGTTTTCTTAAATGATTTGGCTCTTCTGTGATCAGTGGTTGGCACAACTATCCATCATCTTTAAAGCCTGTGTTGTAAATGTTCTGAGTCGTCACTAAATTAGCCCCAGTATTAATGGTTTCTCCTGACTGTGCTGATCTGAGGTCTGGTAGATCGGAGAAATCAGTGCGTTTCCCTTGAGTTTGAAATTAAAGAGTGGAAAATAGATGACACCGTTGTTTTTTGAGAggtctgttgtgttttcatatgtgtgtgtgtaggtaaaAATAATCACTTGACATACATATTCCTGGTTTCAGAAGAGTTGGCTCCCACACCACGGTCGCACAAACAACCCTCTGGACACTTTGTCCAGCCTGGTGAAAAGTGCCGGCTCTTTCTGCCACATTTTCACCTCCGGGCAGCGCAAACCAATGCAGAAGTGTTCCCTCTCAGAGGACTACTTTCAAGAGGAGGATATTAATCCGCCTTTAAAGATGGAGACGAATGAAAACaccaatgacaaaaaaaaaacacgttcgCCCAGTGCAACCTCAGATAATCTCAGCTACGAGGCGGAGAGTCCGGATGAGGCCGCCCTGGTGTACGCGGCCAATGCATATGACTTCATTCTGTTGGCCCGCACCCCCGACAGTGTGACAGTGAGGCTCCCGTCTGGGGAGGACCTGGTGTTTGAGGTGCTGGACACCTTAGCCTTTGACTCCAACAGGAAGAGAATGTCTGTGTTGGTGCGACACCCGAtcaccagagagtgtgtgctgTACACTAAAGGTGCAGACGTTGCCATCATGGAGCTGCTCAGCACACCGTACGCAGGTGTGTGCCAGTGGAAGCATATTCACACACTTTCATTAAATTTTTCACATGCATTAGCAAACACTGTCACTCCCTGGGTCACTTCCGAACTCAAAAtgaaacaatataaatacacctgtCTTATTACTTCCAGAGCACCTCAGTGGGAGCCAGAAGAATATAGCAGCTGATACTCAGCATCACCTTGACTGCTACGCTAAAGAAGGGCTACGGACTCTTTGCATCACAAAGAAGGTGCATAATAAGATATGTTATATGCACCAGCATCGTGTTCTTATACAACTCGAGCTCTGTTTAgcgttttctctgtgtgtgctgcaggttgTGAGTGACAAAGTGTATGAGAGCTGGTCACTGAACAGACAGAGAGCTCAGGCTGCtatagaaaacagagaggagCTCCTCATGGAAACTGCTATGCAGCTGGAGACCAACCTCTCCCTGCTGGGTAACATACATCATTCATTAATTCAAGGAACACGTGAACACatgctgcatgtttgtgtgatgaGCACAGCGGGTAACTTTGGACATATGTCCTCCTGTAGGGGCGACGGGCATCGAGGACCGTCTCCAGGAGAATGTCCCAGACACCATCGTGGCGCTGCGGGAGGCAGGGATCCAGGTGTGGGTGCTGACCGGTGACAAGCCAGAGACAGCTGTCAACATCAGCTATGCCTGCAGGCTGCTGGAAGAGGAGGACCTGGTGATTAACATGAGCTGCAAAAACAAGGTGAGGAGGCCGCTGTCTGCCTCACTGAAGGTTGACTGGTggattcagagctgctgctcccaACCGATGATAAATGCTAGTGTCTCTCTGACATATTTCTTACAATCAAAGTTAGTCTCAGTTAATCAATCATAAAATACTACTTGTTATGCCAAACTGTATttaagaggaaaaagaggaaaaaaaaaaaaatgtagatttTGGGGTATAAATAAAGTAACCTTAAATTATGTCTTTACATAACTTTTTCTTCAACAATCAAAATCAATACCAACAAAATTAACAGATATATTCACttcaatttaattatatttgacTTGAAtggcgccaaatcataataaacatgatctcaaggcactttaagGTCAAGAGCTCAAAATTGCAGAGAAACCCATCAGTTCCCACTTTGTAGTAGTAATAGTTTAGGAATGTAAGATTTAATAAATTATCACTTTGTAATAaattttatcacattttttaTCAAAAATCTACTGAAACCATTATTGATCATCCAAATAGTTGTTGTTGTCTCTCTTTTGACAAATCAGTTAGTTGACCAATTTTAATCCAATGTTTATGCCTGAATTTAGCAaatcaaagaaaacaagaacacaaaTGCAGCCTTTTTAAAGACGATAAACTAAGACGTGATTTATATTTCACATACAGCCTGTGTCAGAgggcaggtttttttttctttgaagggCTATTCAGGACAAACCACGTGTTTTCCAAGCAGCAAGCTCAAGAGGTTTTAACTCGGAGCTCGTCTCCTTTCACTTTAAGTGGCCACATCTTTTTGACCACTTTAACTTAAAGGTCAAAGCCTCACATTGGGATTGGAGAGAGATAAGGGTGTCaggtgtggggggagggggggtcccATGGCTTCTCTGAGGTCATTAAAGACCTGGTCGCACTGGAATGAGCCCTTCATAACAACCTGACCATGTCTAATCATCCCCGGCCTCAAATAGACCACAAATTACCTGTCAGCTCTAACGGATACAGGGGGATTTCTCTGGAACAAAGGGGCCACTGCGCTCCTCTCAGACGGGACCAGTCATTGATGATGAATGGAGCCGGCTTCCCTCCACACAATGCCTCACGCTTTCATATCTAATTGCAAGTCTAATATTCAACCCTCAGAGGAAATACCCCTTCTCTCATGATCCAGAGTGGAGGCATATTGGTaatgaacttttttttaaccactGTAACTCCACCACCTGAGGGCTGCACTCCCACCATTATCACCCAACCACACCTAATGAAATTTAGTCGGCATTAGAAAGATCAGATGGATAAAAACAGGATGCGACCCATTTTTCAAATCTTGTTAGTTTTTCCTTTTGGCTGAGAGGCAGGAGTTATTTACAGACAACAGCGATGAGTGTGAAGGGACCAGAGCCTGGCAACTGCCTACACTCAGACATTATGAACATGACTCCACATCATAAGTGATGTCTTTTACCAGCAAGCTCCACAatctgcagaggaagaaacCCAGATGTATCCAGTTAACTGCCACGAAAACACCCAGTAAAACCAGCAAAACTATACATTTAAAAGCTTCTTGAAAGTGATAATGTAGATGTTTTTTTCCAGCTCATTTGTACATCCATCCTGGACAGTactctggaggaggtgaggcGGTACGGGGAAGACCCTCGCAACGTGGACACGACCCCAGACATCTCTCTGGTGATCGACGGACGCACCCTGGCCATGGTCCTGTCCTCGGACCTGCAGGACCGCTTCGTGGACCTGGCGAAGCGCTGCCGCTCCGTGCTCTGCTGCCGAGTCACACCCTTGCAGAAGAGCAGCGTGGTGAAGCTGGTGCGGGAGAAGCTCAAGGTCATGACACTCGCTGTTGGTGAGAAACTTGTGTTGAGCTCATAATCCTGGAAGAGCTAGCTAGGAGGATGATATGATTCATGAACCAGCTGCTTTAGGCCAATTTTCAGCCAAATTCTATTATACGCTGCTGGAcgttgaatatttttttttcactttctttaactttgccaGACTGGGGTGCTATGACGTTAACACCTATTTCccaaggaataattcatgggtttgatgaaaacaaaaagctttttAGGGAacagatatctatgagtgtgtataatTTGGTGCAGTGTCATTAGATTTAAGGACTGTTGAGCCTTGTTTGAGGTATTCCCTCTACTGAGTGGCATTCTGGTTAATTGAGGAGTTTTGCATAAACCTCATattaaattgttaaaaaaatgaagttGTGAAATAGGGAAAAAGAATTATTAGAAGACTTTCTTTAGTAACATGTTATTGAACTGATACCCTCTGTGTGGCTTCAGGCGATGGTGCAAATGACGTCAACATGATCCAAGCAGCTGATATCGGCATTGGGATATCGGGTCAGGAGGGCATGCAGGTCTGAGGCTTTgaagatgttgtgtgtgtgtgcccccccccgcGCTCCTCTCACTGTCCAATTCATATGACTCCAGTTTGTCACCCACAGGCGGTCATGGCAAGTGACTTCGCTATATCTCGCTTCAAACACCTGAAGAAACTCCTCCTGGTTCACGGACACTGGAGCCACACTCGACTGGCCAACATGATCATTTACTTCTTCTATAAGAACGTGGTGAGTCTTGTCTCTGTGCATCTGAGCGCTCTGCTGTCTGATTAAACGCACTTCCCATCTAATCATGTGCCGCTCCGTGTGTTCCTCAGGCCTACGTGAACCTCCTGTTCTGGTATCAGTTCTACTGCGGCTTCTCCGGCACGGCCATGATCGACTACTGGCTGATGATTTTCTTCAacctcttcttcacctccgtACCACCCGTCATGTTCGGGATAATGGACAAAGACATCTCTGCAGAGATGCTGATGGGTGTTCCTGAACTGTACAGGACTGGACAGGGTACAGGGGTCAGTGACACGtgtatacctctgccaaggcccaacagttcccttaagttcaatcaagctgcaatacatttcacacactcatagaaatcagcTCCCTCAACACGTCtgatatgttttatttcatcaagaatCATGAATTATCCCGTGGTTAaccagtgaaaatgtcaaaaaatcttgtaatattaaaaaagagataaaaactTGTTCCAGTTTCGCTCCAGTGTTAATGTGTTATTTCCTAACCCACACCTGCTTTCCACCAAATTCCCTGGAAATCGGTCAAAGAGTTTTTGCATAGTCTTTCTTgtaaacagacagaaagacaaacgtGACAACACCTCCTTGAATGGTGGAGGTAAAAACCTGATCAATGGCTACATGTTCATGACATTATGCCCCTCATTGATTGGTTGTTTTACTGTTTTGTGTTTCACACTAATACGTATGTTTTTTTTAGGACTACAACCGAAAAACTTTCTGGATCTCCATCCTCGATGCCTTCTATCAGAGTCTGGTCTGCTTCTTCATTCCATACTTGGTGAGAGAAACATTTTCACTTGATGCGTCTGTCACGGTGCATCCTCTGAGTTATTTTACTCCGTTTTTTCTGCCTAAAGTTTGACAAcgagtgtttatgttttttctccttcagGCTTACCAGGACTCAGACATTGATGTTTTTACCTTTGGGACTCCTTTGAACACAATCTCTCTATTTACCATCCTGCTGCATCTGTCAATAGAGATCAAAACCTGGGTGAGTGCTGACCTGATGGATATCTTTTTCTAGATACGATCACAACAAACCTCCAGTGAGCCAAAACGCTCATTGAATACTTTCAGTCAGTCTGCATTTGTAGGCTGTAAATGCACCAGaaccactgatgggactgttaTTGGTAGAGTTTGTCTTATTATTGCCCGatgcatctgtcctgcagacGCTGGTTCATTGGGTAGTGATGCTGGGCAGTGTGGCGGCGTACTTCATCGTGACGCTGGCCTACAGCGCCATCTGCATCACCTGTAACCCTCCGTCCAACCCGTACTGGATCCTCCAGAGCCAGATGGCCGACCCCATGTTCTACCTTGTCTGCATCATCACCACTGTGGTGGCTCTGCTGCCCAGGTACGATCAGTCCAGGTTTTTTTCCTGGATGAATCTTTTATCCCCAATGGTTATTATGAAAATGTTAAGAGGACTGTTATTTATTAGTGTGTGTAATCTGGTGTGGTTCTTAATAGAAATCTGGATTtcctgtgaatttaaatgtagtttcacaAGTTGGTCCTTGTTGGAGGTTTGCACTCAATTTTTCCAAAACTCATACATAAGCAGCAACAGCTCCTCCAGTTTTCCTTATTTTCTCCTCACGTTTCTCCTCTGGTATGTGtacaaatcatgattttatttttaaacaaacaaactgtcaTAAATCTTgactataaaatataaaaaaatattttttcaatagATAGCAACCTTTAAGTTACAGATATAGAGAGAGTGGTAGATCACTTAATGTTGCTGCTGTAGTATATTTTTTCCTAATGGTAACCAGGGTGCCAGTACATCACTACTTGTGTCAAGCCAGGATATAAACAGCAGCACAGGTCATCGGTTTCTAGAAAAGAACAGCATATCCCCCCACATCCAAGAACCTGGAACAAGTAAATGTTTTTACTATAAAACTTTTTACTGATTTTGGCACATTGAGCCGTTTGCAGTTGCTCTGTTTGAGATGGGTAAAGTTGTCTCGTGGTTCCGATGATGAATCTGAGGGGTTACAAGGTATTCAAGGGAATAAGAAAGAAGAACTCTGTTTAATACaagttcatttttctttttcattttttcactaTCAGAGGA encodes the following:
- the atp10b gene encoding phospholipid-transporting ATPase VB isoform X3, which gives rise to MERRWKDLRVGDFVKIVCNEIVPADLLLLHTADPNGVCLIETANLDGETNLKQRRVVPGLCISDPEFEPESFNGIVVCERPNINLNHFKCYVEKPDKEKVGAGLESLLLRGCTVRNTDHAVGFVVYAGHETKSMLNNNGPRYKRSKLERKLNTDVIFCVILLLVMCLIGAVGHFLWLQALATVPPYLVPQSTGHLDSPALSGFYMFFTMIILLQILIPISLYVSIELVKIVQIYLITNDVDLYDEETDSRMQCKALNITEDLGQIEYIFSDKTGTLTENKMVFRRCSIMGTEYPHKENAIRLTVLDEAESEEEVIFNQRPQPSRTGWSLDPEDTNPKDKAQPPFSRHKGRVLGNAQGDVAFSSPLETEVIPDRKLLQQISRAECSGRRLTDPYLDFFLALAICNTVVVSMATASRQRKSWLPHHGRTNNPLDTLSSLVKSAGSFCHIFTSGQRKPMQKCSLSEDYFQEEDINPPLKMETNENTNDKKKTRSPSATSDNLSYEAESPDEAALVYAANAYDFILLARTPDSVTVRLPSGEDLVFEVLDTLAFDSNRKRMSVLVRHPITRECVLYTKGADVAIMELLSTPYAEHLSGSQKNIAADTQHHLDCYAKEGLRTLCITKKVVSDKVYESWSLNRQRAQAAIENREELLMETAMQLETNLSLLGATGIEDRLQENVPDTIVALREAGIQVWVLTGDKPETAVNISYACRLLEEEDLVINMSCKNKLICTSILDSTLEEVRRYGEDPRNVDTTPDISLVIDGRTLAMVLSSDLQDRFVDLAKRCRSVLCCRVTPLQKSSVVKLVREKLKVMTLAVGDGANDVNMIQAADIGIGISGQEGMQAVMASDFAISRFKHLKKLLLVHGHWSHTRLANMIIYFFYKNVAYVNLLFWYQFYCGFSGTAMIDYWLMIFFNLFFTSVPPVMFGIMDKDISAEMLMGVPELYRTGQGTGDYNRKTFWISILDAFYQSLVCFFIPYLAYQDSDIDVFTFGTPLNTISLFTILLHLSIEIKTWTLVHWVVMLGSVAAYFIVTLAYSAICITCNPPSNPYWILQSQMADPMFYLVCIITTVVALLPRYVFHVLRNSIAPSPLTQARHLDRLDPSSRDQWIKEWRSFRGGGHVKRSRLSTPPSPTLETPVDIYPQSPTASDITEDDFTLNVITNYQRPGHTRNKDVVAS
- the atp10b gene encoding phospholipid-transporting ATPase VB isoform X2; amino-acid sequence: MTWRSPLAVVRDALRGQRAREKDLRNLVSNLPYEGLEKAKQPNRYFLGNAIKTTKYTLLLFIPMNLFEQFHRLANLYFVGLAILNFVPVVNAFQPEVALIPICVILSLTALKDAWEDFRRYKSDRKLNNTPCFIYSRREKEFMERRWKDLRVGDFVKIVCNEIVPADLLLLHTADPNGVCLIETANLDGETNLKQRRVVPGLCISDPEFEPESFNGIVVCERPNINLNHFKCYVEKPDKEKVGAGLESLLLRGCTVRNTDHAVGFVVYAGHETKSMLNNNGPRYKRSKLERKLNTDVIFCVILLLVMCLIGAVGHFLWLQALATVPPYLVPQSTGHLDSPALSGFYMFFTMIILLQILIPISLYVSIELVKIVQIYLITNDVDLYDEETDSRMQCKALNITEDLGQIEYIFSDKTGTLTENKMVFRRCSIMGTEYPHKENAIRLTVLDEAESEEEVIFNQRPQPSRTGWSLDPEDTNPKDKAQPPFSRHKGRVLGNAQGDVAFSSPLETEVIPDRKLLQQISRAECSGRRLTDPYLDFFLALAICNTVVVSMATASRQRSWLPHHGRTNNPLDTLSSLVKSAGSFCHIFTSGQRKPMQKCSLSEDYFQEEDINPPLKMETNENTNDKKKTRSPSATSDNLSYEAESPDEAALVYAANAYDFILLARTPDSVTVRLPSGEDLVFEVLDTLAFDSNRKRMSVLVRHPITRECVLYTKGADVAIMELLSTPYAEHLSGSQKNIAADTQHHLDCYAKEGLRTLCITKKVVSDKVYESWSLNRQRAQAAIENREELLMETAMQLETNLSLLGATGIEDRLQENVPDTIVALREAGIQVWVLTGDKPETAVNISYACRLLEEEDLVINMSCKNKLICTSILDSTLEEVRRYGEDPRNVDTTPDISLVIDGRTLAMVLSSDLQDRFVDLAKRCRSVLCCRVTPLQKSSVVKLVREKLKVMTLAVGDGANDVNMIQAADIGIGISGQEGMQAVMASDFAISRFKHLKKLLLVHGHWSHTRLANMIIYFFYKNVAYVNLLFWYQFYCGFSGTAMIDYWLMIFFNLFFTSVPPVMFGIMDKDISAEMLMGVPELYRTGQGTGDYNRKTFWISILDAFYQSLVCFFIPYLAYQDSDIDVFTFGTPLNTISLFTILLHLSIEIKTWTLVHWVVMLGSVAAYFIVTLAYSAICITCNPPSNPYWILQSQMADPMFYLVCIITTVVALLPRYVFHVLRNSIAPSPLTQARHLDRLDPSSRDQWIKEWRSFRGGGHVKRSRLSTPPSPTLETPVDIYPQSPTASDITEDDFTLNVITNYQRPGHTRNKDVVAS
- the atp10b gene encoding phospholipid-transporting ATPase VB isoform X1 is translated as MTWRSPLAVVRDALRGQRAREKDLRNLVSNLPYEGLEKAKQPNRYFLGNAIKTTKYTLLLFIPMNLFEQFHRLANLYFVGLAILNFVPVVNAFQPEVALIPICVILSLTALKDAWEDFRRYKSDRKLNNTPCFIYSRREKEFMERRWKDLRVGDFVKIVCNEIVPADLLLLHTADPNGVCLIETANLDGETNLKQRRVVPGLCISDPEFEPESFNGIVVCERPNINLNHFKCYVEKPDKEKVGAGLESLLLRGCTVRNTDHAVGFVVYAGHETKSMLNNNGPRYKRSKLERKLNTDVIFCVILLLVMCLIGAVGHFLWLQALATVPPYLVPQSTGHLDSPALSGFYMFFTMIILLQILIPISLYVSIELVKIVQIYLITNDVDLYDEETDSRMQCKALNITEDLGQIEYIFSDKTGTLTENKMVFRRCSIMGTEYPHKENAIRLTVLDEAESEEEVIFNQRPQPSRTGWSLDPEDTNPKDKAQPPFSRHKGRVLGNAQGDVAFSSPLETEVIPDRKLLQQISRAECSGRRLTDPYLDFFLALAICNTVVVSMATASRQRKSWLPHHGRTNNPLDTLSSLVKSAGSFCHIFTSGQRKPMQKCSLSEDYFQEEDINPPLKMETNENTNDKKKTRSPSATSDNLSYEAESPDEAALVYAANAYDFILLARTPDSVTVRLPSGEDLVFEVLDTLAFDSNRKRMSVLVRHPITRECVLYTKGADVAIMELLSTPYAEHLSGSQKNIAADTQHHLDCYAKEGLRTLCITKKVVSDKVYESWSLNRQRAQAAIENREELLMETAMQLETNLSLLGATGIEDRLQENVPDTIVALREAGIQVWVLTGDKPETAVNISYACRLLEEEDLVINMSCKNKLICTSILDSTLEEVRRYGEDPRNVDTTPDISLVIDGRTLAMVLSSDLQDRFVDLAKRCRSVLCCRVTPLQKSSVVKLVREKLKVMTLAVGDGANDVNMIQAADIGIGISGQEGMQAVMASDFAISRFKHLKKLLLVHGHWSHTRLANMIIYFFYKNVAYVNLLFWYQFYCGFSGTAMIDYWLMIFFNLFFTSVPPVMFGIMDKDISAEMLMGVPELYRTGQGTGDYNRKTFWISILDAFYQSLVCFFIPYLAYQDSDIDVFTFGTPLNTISLFTILLHLSIEIKTWTLVHWVVMLGSVAAYFIVTLAYSAICITCNPPSNPYWILQSQMADPMFYLVCIITTVVALLPRYVFHVLRNSIAPSPLTQARHLDRLDPSSRDQWIKEWRSFRGGGHVKRSRLSTPPSPTLETPVDIYPQSPTASDITEDDFTLNVITNYQRPGHTRNKDVVAS